Proteins found in one Pontibacter sp. SGAir0037 genomic segment:
- a CDS encoding sensor histidine kinase, whose product MNRIKRIFVLVHVVLWVLFSLLVAFQLSQDNTYWLTLTVGFVLTCLYVFYSHFYLLTLYLGKKKKGAYFLRLAGIMFTGPLPFLFFHPKGLDDWPLSNDYYVMTLFTAVPLFFFLSWLARVTENLMLNTIKKEQLEKQAVESELYYLKSQINPHFLFNTLHNIHTLVYKQAATAPEAVLRLSSLMRYMIYESNAPTVPLSREMNYLQDYVGLQQLRYKKSPVVDMIVEGDIESSRIAPLLFIHLLENAYKHSPARLEPGDVKVRVAVKENTLTFSTQNPIASQTDESPLEEPGGVGLPNVRKRLQLLYPERHQLEINNEGDLFSVILKIHALQS is encoded by the coding sequence ATGAATCGAATTAAAAGGATATTTGTACTGGTCCACGTCGTTCTCTGGGTTCTGTTTAGCCTGCTGGTGGCTTTTCAACTCAGCCAGGATAATACCTACTGGCTTACCTTAACCGTGGGATTCGTTCTGACATGTTTGTATGTTTTTTACAGCCATTTTTATCTCCTGACCCTGTACTTAGGTAAAAAAAAGAAGGGTGCTTATTTTCTCCGGCTGGCTGGAATCATGTTCACCGGTCCTCTCCCCTTTTTGTTTTTCCACCCCAAAGGGTTAGATGACTGGCCGCTTTCCAATGACTACTACGTCATGACACTTTTCACTGCTGTGCCCCTTTTTTTCTTTCTCAGTTGGCTGGCCAGGGTTACTGAGAACCTGATGCTGAATACAATCAAGAAAGAACAGCTGGAAAAACAGGCCGTAGAGTCTGAACTATATTATCTTAAATCACAGATCAATCCGCACTTTCTGTTCAATACGCTCCATAACATTCACACGCTGGTATACAAGCAGGCTGCAACCGCTCCCGAAGCAGTGCTCCGCCTCTCTTCTCTGATGCGCTACATGATCTATGAATCTAATGCGCCGACAGTGCCCCTTTCCAGGGAAATGAACTACCTGCAGGATTACGTAGGTTTGCAACAGCTCCGGTATAAAAAGAGCCCGGTTGTAGATATGATAGTAGAAGGAGACATAGAATCCAGCCGCATTGCCCCACTACTTTTCATACATCTTCTGGAGAATGCATACAAACACAGCCCTGCCCGACTGGAGCCAGGCGATGTAAAGGTCAGGGTTGCGGTAAAAGAAAACACCCTTACCTTCAGCACGCAAAACCCTATCGCCTCCCAAACGGACGAATCGCCACTGGAAGAACCGGGCGGTGTTGGTTTGCCAAACGTCCGGAAAAGACTTCAATTGTTGTACCCCGAGCGGCATCAGCTCGAGATTAACAACGAAGGCGACCTGTTTTCAGTCATCTTAAAGATCCACGCCCTTCAGTCATAG
- a CDS encoding M1 family metallopeptidase, which produces MILWKIFRSEFAYLGGRITTWLYVAFLLIFTFVMNLVTTPGDGVYPNNTFHITAITVMGGFIWLVMGANVAGEAAARDVQQRIHSLIYTTPVKKLNYLGGKFLAAFAVNALLLLALPVGVLLSFYLPVMDQGELLPLRPLAYGNVYFLIALPNAFVATALQFAFAALSRQVLASYMASLLLAFFAQILAIATAKLFGNWDLVKLLDPVGVAGIIGNELQTWTATEKNTRLVTLEGMFLLNRVLWAGVAAGLLWFAYLRYKFANPATGSWKARFVRHSEVQAKTSAETAINRATAIKVPQVTPSFGYASHVSQVFTIAWASFKKIAGHPLGLTLVGAMALASAILGSSIMAEFGIPLLPTTQQVTGYLAAPVSSVNSPWVVLPLLILYFVGELVWRERDAGLGDIADAAPVPDWVLFMGKFLGLGGIILVWMALLMAGGIGMQLGLGYDKLEISLYLQVLFGLQLLEYMLFALLALVVHVVVNQKYGGHLAMLLVFSFMAFPSRYGIEHPMLIFGADTGWWYTDMRGFGPTLGPWLWFKLYWIAWALLLAVGGRLLWPRGRAHSLKHRIQLAHRRFTRSTAWVAILGAGLLLTMGSFVFYNTNVLNEYLTSSDIVERKAAYERRYGRYRNSPQPQLTATKLHIYIYPDRQQVVIRGTYTLVNKDLVPIDSIHIGSVSGTEFREVNFNRVAAGVVTDHELSHHIYALEKPLQPGDSVQLNFVVLHKQNGFRHGGAKPLVVENGTYFTNSDLLPGIGYQRYREIKGGVLRKKYRLAARPAVPSLYDREARNKSLSTDQTIFEATIGTAVDEVALAPGILKKTWIAGDRRYFHYKTDAPIGGEYAILSADYKVQESEWNNVAIRIYYHPDHAHNIGRMLRSVKASLSYYTEQFGPYPYPYMTVVERAGSGGGATADAGIIYYGEQYPLLHPDDSPGGFDLPYYILAHEVAHQWWGIARLTPANVEGAGVLIEGLAVYSGMQVLEKNYGEGHLRQYLDFLHTSYEMPRSLATPSLLQANEEFLYYRKGGLAMYALSKYIGQGKVNGALRSLLQKRTSGEITLPTTLDLYQELEELTPDSLQYLLHDLFKENTYWRLKTKQLSAVQAKAGAWEVTLKVQAQKVVVDSTGSENDVPMNDWLEVGLYEEGKGVDEPLYLKMHRIRSGEQTIKMIVPRKPGSGGIDPHHLLIDLRRDDNMMLWSGK; this is translated from the coding sequence ATGATACTCTGGAAGATCTTTCGCTCTGAGTTCGCCTATTTGGGAGGCCGCATCACCACCTGGCTCTATGTAGCCTTTCTTCTGATTTTTACATTTGTCATGAACCTGGTCACTACACCTGGCGATGGCGTTTACCCGAACAACACTTTCCACATCACGGCTATTACTGTCATGGGCGGCTTTATCTGGCTTGTTATGGGTGCGAACGTAGCTGGCGAAGCAGCAGCGCGTGACGTGCAGCAACGTATACACTCCCTTATTTATACAACTCCGGTTAAGAAGTTGAACTACCTGGGTGGAAAATTTCTCGCAGCCTTTGCAGTAAATGCATTGCTGCTGCTTGCTTTGCCGGTAGGAGTGCTGCTCTCCTTCTACCTGCCAGTCATGGATCAGGGTGAACTATTACCACTCAGGCCATTGGCTTATGGAAATGTATACTTCCTGATAGCTTTACCGAATGCTTTTGTAGCAACTGCTTTGCAGTTTGCCTTTGCAGCGCTTAGCCGCCAGGTGCTGGCCAGCTATATGGCCAGCCTGTTGTTAGCCTTTTTTGCCCAGATTTTAGCGATAGCAACTGCAAAGCTCTTCGGGAACTGGGATCTGGTAAAACTGCTGGATCCGGTAGGTGTGGCCGGTATCATAGGAAACGAACTGCAAACATGGACGGCAACAGAGAAAAATACACGACTCGTGACGCTGGAAGGAATGTTTCTTCTGAATCGCGTCTTGTGGGCTGGTGTTGCCGCAGGCTTGTTATGGTTTGCCTACCTCCGCTACAAATTTGCTAACCCTGCTACCGGCAGCTGGAAGGCTCGCTTTGTACGGCACTCTGAAGTACAGGCAAAGACGTCTGCTGAAACCGCAATAAATAGAGCTACTGCCATTAAAGTTCCGCAGGTTACGCCAAGTTTTGGTTATGCAAGCCATGTTAGCCAGGTCTTTACAATTGCGTGGGCATCTTTTAAGAAAATAGCCGGACACCCTTTAGGACTTACCCTGGTAGGTGCTATGGCGCTGGCCTCTGCTATATTGGGTTCCAGCATCATGGCTGAGTTTGGCATTCCGCTACTCCCAACGACACAGCAGGTAACAGGCTACCTGGCCGCTCCTGTCAGCAGTGTCAACTCTCCATGGGTTGTGCTGCCATTACTCATCCTGTACTTCGTGGGTGAGCTTGTATGGCGTGAGCGGGATGCAGGCCTGGGTGATATTGCTGATGCAGCACCGGTACCGGATTGGGTACTCTTCATGGGTAAGTTCCTTGGCTTAGGGGGCATCATCCTGGTATGGATGGCTTTGCTCATGGCAGGAGGTATAGGGATGCAGTTAGGCCTGGGCTACGATAAGTTGGAGATAAGTTTGTATTTGCAGGTGCTCTTCGGGCTGCAGCTCCTGGAGTACATGCTCTTCGCCTTGCTTGCCCTTGTAGTACACGTCGTGGTGAATCAAAAATATGGAGGGCATCTGGCAATGTTGTTGGTTTTTAGCTTTATGGCCTTCCCTTCCAGGTATGGCATTGAGCACCCTATGCTCATCTTTGGGGCAGACACGGGGTGGTGGTACACCGATATGCGGGGCTTTGGACCTACCCTGGGGCCGTGGCTGTGGTTTAAACTATACTGGATTGCCTGGGCTTTGCTATTGGCAGTGGGAGGGCGGTTACTTTGGCCACGGGGAAGAGCACATAGTTTGAAGCACCGTATTCAGCTGGCGCATCGCCGCTTTACACGCTCAACAGCCTGGGTTGCCATACTCGGTGCAGGGCTTCTCCTTACCATGGGGAGCTTCGTGTTCTATAATACGAATGTGCTGAACGAGTACCTGACAAGCTCTGACATAGTGGAAAGGAAAGCGGCATACGAACGGCGCTACGGCCGTTACCGGAACAGCCCGCAACCCCAGCTGACGGCTACCAAGCTGCACATTTATATTTATCCAGACCGGCAGCAAGTCGTGATTCGGGGAACCTACACACTGGTGAATAAAGATTTAGTACCCATAGACTCCATACATATAGGAAGTGTTTCGGGCACAGAGTTTCGTGAAGTTAATTTTAATCGGGTGGCTGCCGGCGTGGTGACAGACCACGAACTCAGCCACCACATCTATGCACTGGAGAAACCATTACAGCCGGGAGATTCAGTACAACTGAATTTTGTGGTGCTCCATAAGCAGAATGGCTTCCGTCACGGCGGCGCAAAACCATTGGTGGTGGAGAACGGCACTTATTTCACAAACTCAGATTTGCTTCCGGGCATTGGCTACCAGCGCTACCGAGAAATAAAGGGTGGGGTTCTCCGGAAAAAGTATAGGCTTGCAGCGCGTCCTGCCGTACCCTCTCTTTATGATCGGGAGGCGCGTAATAAATCGCTCAGTACAGATCAGACCATTTTTGAAGCCACTATAGGTACAGCGGTGGATGAAGTTGCCCTTGCCCCAGGCATTTTGAAGAAAACCTGGATTGCAGGTGACCGGCGTTACTTCCACTACAAAACAGATGCTCCTATTGGAGGTGAGTATGCCATCCTGTCGGCTGATTACAAGGTGCAGGAAAGCGAGTGGAACAATGTGGCGATCAGGATCTATTATCATCCAGACCATGCCCATAACATAGGCCGCATGTTACGGAGCGTAAAAGCTTCGCTGTCGTACTATACAGAGCAGTTTGGCCCTTACCCCTATCCGTATATGACGGTAGTAGAGCGTGCTGGTTCAGGAGGCGGAGCTACAGCGGATGCGGGAATTATCTACTACGGAGAGCAGTACCCCCTTCTGCATCCCGATGACAGCCCCGGGGGCTTTGACCTGCCGTATTACATACTGGCTCATGAAGTGGCGCACCAGTGGTGGGGAATAGCCAGGTTAACACCTGCCAATGTTGAAGGAGCCGGTGTTTTAATTGAGGGGCTTGCTGTATACTCCGGCATGCAGGTGCTGGAAAAGAACTATGGGGAGGGCCATTTGCGGCAATACCTGGACTTTCTGCATACTTCCTACGAAATGCCACGCTCACTCGCAACGCCTTCCTTGCTGCAGGCAAATGAAGAGTTTTTATACTATCGAAAAGGTGGCCTTGCCATGTATGCCCTGAGTAAGTACATCGGTCAAGGAAAGGTTAACGGTGCGCTTCGGAGCCTGCTTCAGAAACGTACATCAGGAGAAATTACCTTGCCTACTACCCTTGATCTTTACCAGGAGTTGGAAGAGCTTACCCCGGATTCCTTGCAGTACCTGTTACACGACCTGTTTAAGGAGAACACGTATTGGCGCCTTAAAACAAAGCAATTGTCTGCGGTGCAAGCAAAGGCAGGCGCGTGGGAGGTAACGCTAAAGGTGCAGGCGCAAAAAGTGGTGGTGGACAGTACAGGTTCTGAAAACGATGTGCCGATGAATGATTGGCTGGAAGTGGGCCTCTATGAGGAAGGCAAAGGTGTCGACGAGCCACTCTACCTCAAGATGCACCGCATCCGGTCTGGTGAGCAGACCATTAAAATGATAGTACCGCGAAAGCCAGGAAGCGGCGGTATTGATCCACACCACCTGTTGATCGACCTGAGGCGTGATGATAACATGATGCTATGGAGCGGGAAATAG
- a CDS encoding PAS domain S-box protein: MNHPVSLPAQVLKAYEKVPDCYLILSPELVILTASDAYLEATFAQREAIVGKCLFDVFPRTSSASEERVLDALFASLQQVLKTKKPHHLSRHRYDLVHPKEGKVERYRRISNTPVEEGRTVLYLIHKVEDITRQVTAEQRLAGNEALLRSTEAAADIGSYEVDLKTNKFHFSDGLYRLFGEEPGNFEPSLEWIDSRSHPDDRLPVRKALKEAAASNKPYCYTRRVYRKDGELRLLETHGKVMADAKGHAIKFIGVVQDVTKRKKAEKEILSLKDEIAQTATDKYYSLFNSIDEGLSVLELIYDDGGKPVDLRLLEVNPAYERITGLKNVSGKLGSEIVPSEQYWLDAYDSVLKTGESLRFENYHAGTKQWYRTHTSRIGGPGSRMVANVFEDITDRKQQEQQQEYLLKLSDVLRPLMKPVEIQAVAARILGERLHTDRAYYVDINEPASELIVAHDWHRPDAPSHARRYPLGDWPMPWLIDGKTWVVCDMNTDSAMPADQRELYLGNDIGAAVVVPLIKQGKLVATFVINQRDPRSWTQAEVSLVEETAERTWAAVERAKAEEALLKREEQLRLITNAMPALIAYIDTGFRYRFANKYYENWFGYSPEEVIGKHMREFLGDTAFERLRPHVEAALAGQRHSFEEEVTFKYGGTRYVHSEFVPEFRSDGTVAGYHALVTDITASKQAAEALKKSEEQFRQAIQAAPIPIIMHAEDGEVLQISRTWTALTGYRQEEVPTFDHWLTQAYGEGADVVRGHMQQLFKGNKVSLNIDFPVRTRVQGLRYWSFSASSPGTLADGRRYIVGMAVDITERKLSEEKLRNFNKTLEQQVAERTQDLRQSRDILQSLFDTTLLSLSILKAVRDEKGTIIDFMILIINKELERVTGRTDLVGKLYLQEFPGIKQAGLFDLMLRVMETGEPEQVEYYYPHENFNKWYSAMFVKMDDGVVASNLDITDRKLAEAELTRNFAILNQAEEVARMGSWEYDIASGEMSWGAGMYRLFGLPAGSPVKPETYLRYVIAEDKPLAQRLVEKLREKHEDIEETLRLRVGDQTLTCRMKAVVLRDELGAPTKILGTDLDISEVKRLEEENLQMRLNQQKELLLAILEAQEEERRRISESLHNGVGQILYATKLNLDQVAQKVPKELIQQTENLLKEAIAETRRVSHELVPIILNDFGLEKAMESLCQQYDQSLFQVNCEVDLEERLASYLEIALYRISQELLNNVVKHAQATQADILLVQEDGEIILKVRDNGQGMKQESGKKKGIGLRSIADRVKLLNGTFLITESKTGRGTLATVRIPVTEM, encoded by the coding sequence ATGAATCATCCTGTTTCCCTGCCGGCGCAAGTGCTGAAAGCTTATGAAAAAGTGCCGGATTGTTACCTGATTCTTTCGCCGGAACTTGTCATTCTCACAGCTTCTGATGCTTACCTGGAGGCTACTTTTGCGCAACGAGAGGCCATTGTGGGGAAGTGTTTATTTGATGTTTTCCCCAGGACATCTTCGGCTTCGGAGGAAAGGGTGCTGGATGCATTGTTTGCTTCACTGCAACAGGTACTGAAAACAAAAAAGCCACACCACCTGTCCCGGCACCGCTACGACCTGGTGCATCCGAAAGAAGGCAAGGTAGAGCGGTACAGGCGCATATCCAATACGCCTGTAGAGGAAGGTAGAACTGTTCTTTACCTTATTCATAAAGTAGAAGATATTACCAGGCAGGTAACGGCAGAACAAAGGTTAGCTGGAAATGAAGCCTTGCTGCGTTCTACCGAAGCAGCGGCCGACATTGGTAGTTATGAAGTCGATTTGAAAACGAACAAATTCCATTTTTCCGACGGTTTGTACCGGTTGTTTGGAGAAGAGCCAGGGAATTTTGAACCTTCGCTGGAATGGATTGACAGTCGGTCGCATCCGGATGATCGTTTGCCGGTGAGAAAAGCTTTGAAAGAGGCCGCTGCCAGCAATAAGCCTTATTGCTATACCCGCCGCGTCTACCGGAAAGACGGAGAATTGCGCCTGCTGGAAACTCACGGTAAGGTGATGGCTGATGCGAAGGGTCATGCCATTAAATTTATAGGTGTGGTGCAGGATGTTACCAAACGCAAAAAAGCGGAGAAGGAAATACTCAGCCTGAAAGATGAGATAGCACAAACAGCAACAGATAAATATTATTCCCTCTTCAATTCTATTGATGAAGGGCTTTCTGTATTGGAATTGATCTACGACGATGGAGGCAAACCTGTAGATCTGCGACTGCTGGAAGTGAATCCGGCATACGAAAGAATTACGGGCTTAAAAAACGTTTCAGGTAAGTTAGGCAGCGAAATTGTGCCATCCGAACAATACTGGCTGGATGCGTACGATAGTGTCTTAAAAACAGGAGAGTCACTCCGGTTCGAGAATTATCATGCGGGTACCAAACAATGGTATCGCACCCATACCTCACGCATAGGTGGCCCAGGTAGTCGGATGGTTGCCAACGTATTTGAAGATATAACGGATCGCAAGCAACAGGAGCAACAGCAGGAGTATCTGTTAAAGCTAAGCGATGTGCTCCGGCCGCTTATGAAACCAGTTGAGATACAGGCTGTGGCAGCCCGGATACTGGGAGAGCGCCTGCATACTGACCGTGCCTACTATGTAGATATAAATGAACCTGCCAGTGAACTTATCGTGGCCCATGATTGGCATCGACCAGATGCACCAAGTCATGCCAGACGGTACCCGTTAGGTGATTGGCCGATGCCCTGGCTGATTGATGGGAAAACATGGGTGGTGTGCGACATGAATACTGACTCTGCCATGCCAGCAGACCAGCGTGAATTGTACCTGGGAAACGATATAGGAGCGGCGGTGGTTGTACCTCTTATCAAACAAGGGAAGCTGGTGGCTACCTTTGTCATCAACCAGCGGGATCCAAGATCCTGGACACAAGCCGAAGTCTCTCTTGTAGAAGAAACCGCTGAGCGCACTTGGGCAGCCGTAGAAAGGGCCAAAGCTGAGGAAGCCCTACTCAAACGAGAGGAACAGCTCCGGCTGATCACCAACGCTATGCCGGCTTTGATTGCATATATCGATACCGGGTTTCGCTATCGTTTCGCCAACAAATATTACGAGAACTGGTTCGGGTACTCACCTGAGGAAGTTATCGGCAAGCATATGCGGGAGTTCCTGGGCGATACGGCGTTCGAGCGCCTCCGCCCTCACGTTGAGGCTGCGCTTGCGGGCCAGCGGCATTCGTTCGAGGAGGAGGTTACCTTCAAGTATGGTGGCACACGATACGTTCATTCCGAATTCGTTCCCGAGTTCAGGTCCGACGGCACCGTGGCAGGCTACCATGCCCTCGTTACCGACATCACCGCCAGCAAGCAGGCCGCAGAAGCGCTGAAAAAATCAGAAGAGCAGTTCCGCCAGGCTATTCAGGCTGCTCCCATACCTATTATTATGCACGCCGAAGACGGAGAAGTGCTCCAGATTAGCCGCACCTGGACAGCACTTACGGGTTATCGGCAAGAAGAAGTACCAACCTTCGACCACTGGCTTACCCAGGCCTATGGCGAAGGCGCGGATGTGGTGCGTGGGCACATGCAACAATTATTCAAAGGCAATAAAGTCAGCTTAAACATTGATTTTCCGGTGAGAACCCGCGTCCAAGGCCTGCGGTACTGGAGCTTCAGCGCCTCCTCGCCCGGCACGTTAGCCGACGGACGCCGCTACATTGTAGGCATGGCCGTGGATATTACGGAGCGTAAGCTATCGGAGGAAAAGCTTAGGAATTTTAATAAAACACTGGAGCAACAAGTAGCCGAACGCACCCAGGATTTACGCCAGAGTCGGGATATACTGCAATCTCTTTTCGATACTACGCTGCTTAGTTTGTCCATTCTGAAAGCCGTCCGGGATGAAAAAGGCACTATCATTGATTTTATGATTCTCATCATAAACAAAGAGTTGGAGCGGGTGACAGGCCGGACGGACCTGGTTGGTAAGTTGTATTTGCAAGAATTTCCCGGCATTAAGCAGGCGGGCTTATTTGACCTCATGCTCCGAGTAATGGAAACTGGAGAGCCGGAACAGGTGGAATACTATTACCCGCACGAAAATTTCAATAAATGGTACTCGGCCATGTTCGTAAAGATGGATGACGGGGTGGTGGCCAGCAACTTGGATATTACCGACCGGAAGTTAGCTGAAGCAGAGCTTACCCGCAACTTTGCCATTTTAAATCAGGCCGAAGAAGTAGCCCGGATGGGTAGTTGGGAGTACGACATTGCCAGCGGTGAAATGAGCTGGGGAGCAGGCATGTACCGCCTGTTTGGTTTGCCTGCAGGAAGTCCTGTTAAACCGGAAACTTATCTGCGATACGTTATAGCAGAAGATAAGCCCCTGGCGCAGCGGCTGGTAGAAAAATTGCGGGAAAAGCACGAAGATATAGAAGAAACCCTGCGCCTGCGGGTAGGCGACCAAACACTTACCTGCCGGATGAAGGCCGTGGTGCTGCGCGATGAGCTAGGGGCGCCGACCAAAATACTGGGCACCGATTTAGATATTTCGGAAGTAAAGCGGCTGGAAGAAGAAAACCTGCAAATGCGTTTAAACCAGCAAAAAGAGCTGTTGCTGGCTATTCTGGAAGCGCAGGAAGAAGAGCGCCGGCGCATATCCGAGTCCCTGCACAATGGAGTAGGGCAAATTTTATATGCCACTAAACTAAACCTGGACCAGGTGGCGCAAAAGGTACCCAAAGAGCTGATCCAGCAAACTGAAAACCTGTTAAAAGAGGCTATTGCGGAAACCAGAAGAGTTTCGCACGAGTTGGTTCCTATTATTCTAAACGATTTTGGCCTGGAAAAAGCCATGGAATCTTTATGTCAGCAGTACGACCAGAGTTTATTCCAAGTTAACTGTGAGGTAGATCTGGAAGAGCGGCTCGCTTCTTACCTGGAAATAGCTCTTTATCGCATTAGCCAGGAGCTATTGAATAATGTTGTGAAACATGCCCAGGCTACCCAGGCGGATATATTGCTGGTGCAGGAAGATGGCGAAATCATCCTCAAAGTGCGGGATAACGGCCAGGGAATGAAGCAGGAATCTGGTAAAAAGAAAGGCATCGGGCTTAGAAGTATTGCTGACCGGGTTAAACTGCTGAACGGAACCTTCCTCATCACCGAGTCCAAAACTGGCCGGGGAACCCTGGCTACAGTTAGAATTCCTGTTACTGAAATGTAA
- a CDS encoding alpha/beta fold hydrolase, whose translation MTDVIKRNNVRTIGEGDQAIILAHGFGCSQNVWRHLVAAYKTKFKLILFDFVGSGQSDLSAYDSKRYNSLDGYAKDVLEILEALNVKDALFIGHSVSCMIGVKAAIAQSSYFSKLIFVSPSPCYINDEEYTGGFDKEDLNSLLELMDSNYLGWSSFLAPQVMGNMDRPELGEELVENFCATDPDIAKEFARVTFLSDNRDDLENLQTESLTLQCSEDILAPLAVGYYLEKKAKGNTLKILKATDHCPHLSAPEEVIAAINAYINLE comes from the coding sequence ATGACAGACGTTATTAAACGAAATAATGTTCGCACAATCGGCGAAGGAGATCAGGCAATTATTTTGGCACATGGGTTTGGGTGCAGCCAAAATGTGTGGCGGCATTTAGTTGCCGCCTATAAGACGAAATTTAAACTGATTCTTTTTGATTTTGTAGGATCAGGACAATCCGACTTAAGTGCTTACGACTCTAAAAGATACAATTCTTTAGACGGATATGCGAAAGATGTTCTGGAAATTTTAGAAGCACTCAATGTGAAAGATGCTCTTTTTATAGGACATTCTGTGAGTTGTATGATAGGAGTAAAAGCAGCAATAGCACAATCTTCTTATTTCAGTAAATTAATATTTGTATCACCTTCTCCATGTTACATAAATGATGAGGAATATACGGGTGGTTTTGATAAAGAAGATTTAAACAGTCTGCTGGAATTAATGGATAGCAACTACCTGGGCTGGTCTAGCTTTTTAGCGCCGCAGGTTATGGGGAATATGGACAGACCAGAGTTAGGAGAAGAACTGGTGGAGAATTTTTGTGCTACTGATCCGGACATTGCTAAGGAATTTGCCCGTGTAACGTTTCTTTCTGATAATCGGGATGACCTGGAGAATCTCCAAACTGAAAGCCTTACCCTACAATGTTCTGAAGATATTTTAGCTCCTTTAGCAGTAGGATATTACCTGGAAAAGAAAGCGAAAGGAAATACCCTGAAAATTCTGAAAGCTACCGATCATTGCCCCCATTTAAGTGCCCCGGAAGAAGTAATTGCAGCTATCAATGCTTACATTAATTTGGAATAA
- a CDS encoding PAS domain-containing protein → MEKEPGDDPIDFKFLYNTAPCGLLTFKINGPIVYVNQTLLEWLGVSDKEIVHKKFTDILDKAGVMYYEIFVHPILKMHQAVKEINLNIQTSKGAFSCLFNGVVVNHREGEGEMINAIIFKVEDRKKYEKELLSKRNKAEEENQFKSKVLQELSFNQAHLVRAPLANVLGLIPMLEKMIQNDSEAHRIISMLQQSASQLDQQIRSIVNKADLNT, encoded by the coding sequence ATGGAAAAAGAGCCCGGAGACGATCCTATAGATTTTAAATTCTTATATAATACTGCCCCCTGCGGTTTATTAACTTTTAAAATAAATGGCCCCATTGTTTATGTAAACCAGACTTTACTGGAATGGCTTGGTGTCAGTGATAAAGAAATAGTGCATAAAAAGTTTACGGATATCCTGGATAAAGCAGGTGTCATGTACTATGAAATTTTTGTGCACCCAATCCTGAAAATGCACCAGGCAGTAAAGGAGATTAATTTAAATATTCAGACTTCAAAAGGTGCTTTCTCCTGTCTGTTCAACGGAGTAGTGGTAAATCATAGAGAGGGTGAAGGGGAGATGATTAACGCCATTATTTTTAAAGTTGAAGATCGAAAGAAGTATGAAAAAGAGCTTCTGTCAAAAAGAAACAAGGCAGAAGAAGAGAATCAATTTAAATCGAAGGTTTTACAAGAACTATCTTTTAATCAGGCTCATTTGGTTCGGGCTCCATTAGCGAACGTTCTCGGTCTTATTCCAATGTTAGAAAAAATGATTCAAAACGATAGCGAAGCTCATCGCATCATCTCTATGCTGCAACAGAGTGCTTCCCAATTGGATCAGCAAATCAGGTCAATTGTAAATAAAGCAGATCTTAATACCTAG
- a CDS encoding ABC transporter ATP-binding protein, with product MENHQISLSIRNVTKTYANGVQALNNINLSIPTGMYGLLGPNGAGKSTLMRTLATLQEPDEGSIHLGKIDVLKQKDDVRETLGYLPQEFGLYPKAKAEDLLDYFAVLKGITNRSSRREVVAALLKQTNLWEVRRQKLGGFSGGMKQRFGVAVALLGNPKLMIVDEPTAGLDPAERVRFLNLLSELGESSAVLLSTHIVEDVRELCTRMAIINKGQILLEAEPLKAVDGLQGRIWRLVVEKTVLPALEREHKVVSTKLLSGQTVVHIYSEENPGNGFEPVAPDLEDVYFSTMAGYNQKQGMPQEREVQL from the coding sequence ATGGAAAATCACCAGATCAGCCTGTCTATCCGCAATGTCACTAAAACCTACGCCAATGGCGTACAGGCATTAAATAACATTAACCTGAGCATTCCTACGGGCATGTACGGTCTGCTTGGTCCTAACGGTGCGGGCAAATCTACGCTCATGCGCACGCTGGCTACCTTGCAGGAGCCGGATGAGGGAAGTATACACCTGGGCAAAATTGATGTGTTGAAGCAGAAAGATGATGTGCGCGAGACGCTGGGGTACCTGCCGCAGGAGTTCGGGCTTTACCCTAAAGCAAAAGCAGAAGACCTGCTCGATTACTTTGCCGTGCTCAAAGGGATCACCAACCGGTCTTCCAGAAGAGAAGTGGTAGCGGCCTTGTTAAAACAAACCAACCTCTGGGAGGTGCGCCGGCAGAAATTGGGTGGCTTTTCGGGTGGGATGAAGCAGCGTTTTGGCGTGGCCGTGGCACTGTTAGGTAACCCCAAACTGATGATTGTGGACGAACCGACGGCGGGGCTGGACCCGGCAGAACGGGTGCGTTTCCTAAACCTGCTGAGCGAGTTGGGCGAGAGCAGCGCAGTGCTTCTATCAACTCATATAGTAGAGGATGTGCGTGAACTGTGTACCCGAATGGCGATCATCAACAAAGGACAGATTCTGCTGGAAGCGGAGCCATTAAAAGCTGTGGACGGACTTCAGGGAAGAATCTGGCGCCTCGTTGTGGAGAAAACGGTGCTGCCGGCATTGGAACGGGAACATAAGGTAGTTTCTACCAAATTGCTTAGCGGACAAACAGTAGTCCATATCTACAGCGAAGAGAACCCCGGTAATGGCTTTGAGCCGGTGGCTCCTGATCTGGAAGATGTATATTTCAGCACTATGGCAGGGTATAACCAAAAGCAGGGGATGCCACAGGAGCGGGAGGTGCAGTTATGA